One Streptomyces sp. CNQ-509 DNA window includes the following coding sequences:
- a CDS encoding SurA N-terminal domain-containing protein, producing MRRTALAVTAAAFIAAVPLLSSCSGEPRAGAAAVLGDDERITVSQLQNRVADVRAAQNASPQADEMIDQSGDLSVDTLNTMLQGRVIEQAAESHGVTVPRGEVQRTRRAEADSVGGEKQLEAMYLQQYSIPPEGLDTHYKQQLMVQGLVEKLGINPQTQEGQARLGGVLVEASKDLGIDVSPRFGKWDNEQVRLGQADTPWIKQVNATAEDGALPQQ from the coding sequence ATGCGCAGGACAGCGCTCGCCGTAACCGCCGCCGCGTTCATCGCGGCCGTGCCGCTGCTCAGCTCGTGCAGCGGCGAACCGCGCGCGGGAGCCGCGGCCGTGCTCGGCGACGACGAGCGCATCACGGTCTCGCAGTTGCAGAACCGGGTCGCCGACGTGCGCGCCGCGCAGAACGCCAGCCCTCAGGCCGACGAGATGATCGACCAGAGCGGCGACCTCAGCGTGGACACGCTGAACACGATGCTCCAGGGCCGGGTCATCGAGCAGGCCGCGGAGAGCCACGGGGTGACCGTCCCCCGCGGCGAGGTGCAGCGCACGCGCCGGGCGGAGGCGGACTCGGTCGGCGGCGAGAAGCAGCTCGAGGCCATGTACCTCCAGCAGTACAGCATCCCGCCGGAGGGCCTGGACACGCACTACAAGCAGCAGCTCATGGTGCAGGGGCTGGTGGAGAAGCTGGGCATCAACCCGCAGACGCAGGAGGGCCAGGCGCGGCTCGGCGGCGTGCTGGTCGAGGCGTCGAAGGACCTGGGCATCGACGTCAGCCCGCGGTTCGGCAAGTGGGACAACGAGCAGGTGCGGCTGGGGCAGGCCGACACCCCGTGGATCAAGCAGGTGAACGCCACCGCGGAGGACGGCGCCCTCCCCCAGCAGTGA
- a CDS encoding glycosyltransferase family 2 protein, with amino-acid sequence MPKLSVIVPFHNVQDFAQDTLRSLARNARSGREFILVDDCSTDATPQIVDRAAKTLPGARVIRHETNQGIARARNSGIDAARGDYLTFLDGDDWYAPGYLDDLIAAMDRYGTDFVRVDHVQSNGRDRVVRRAPARRRDTILAARDGIGQANLETMVDYPFVWAGIYHRRLFKDGAGRFAAELRTAEDRLWTWMLHLTAETFAVTGLLGVFYRRGVKTSLTQISDDRQLDFIPAHDAMLDAVLADPDADRFLPKAVRTYCALIAFHRGNSERLEPGLARRLERASAEALRRMPQDVLEETLRGMDEQRARMLRQLRASGRGKPGKPGGQGTQDRTGKPERVA; translated from the coding sequence GTGCCCAAACTGTCGGTCATCGTGCCCTTTCACAACGTGCAGGACTTCGCCCAGGACACCCTGCGCAGCCTGGCCCGCAACGCCCGTTCCGGCCGGGAGTTCATCCTCGTCGACGACTGCTCGACGGATGCCACCCCGCAGATAGTCGACCGCGCCGCGAAGACGCTGCCCGGTGCACGGGTGATCCGGCACGAGACCAACCAGGGCATCGCACGGGCCCGTAACAGCGGCATCGACGCCGCCAGAGGCGACTATCTGACGTTCCTCGACGGCGACGACTGGTACGCGCCGGGGTACCTGGACGACCTCATCGCCGCCATGGACCGGTACGGCACCGACTTCGTGCGCGTCGACCACGTGCAGTCCAACGGGCGCGACCGCGTCGTGCGGCGCGCGCCCGCGCGGCGCCGCGACACGATACTCGCGGCCCGCGACGGGATCGGTCAGGCCAATCTCGAAACGATGGTCGACTATCCCTTCGTCTGGGCCGGCATCTACCACCGCCGTCTCTTCAAGGACGGCGCCGGGCGCTTCGCCGCCGAACTGCGCACCGCCGAGGACCGGCTGTGGACGTGGATGCTCCACCTGACCGCCGAGACCTTCGCCGTCACCGGCCTGCTCGGGGTCTTCTACCGGCGCGGCGTCAAGACCTCCCTCACGCAGATCAGCGACGACCGCCAGCTCGACTTCATCCCCGCGCACGACGCGATGCTCGACGCCGTCCTCGCCGACCCGGACGCCGACCGCTTCCTGCCCAAGGCGGTACGGACGTACTGCGCCCTCATCGCCTTTCACCGCGGCAACTCCGAACGCCTGGAGCCGGGCCTCGCCAGGCGCCTGGAGCGCGCCTCCGCCGAGGCGCTGCGGCGGATGCCGCAGGACGTGCTGGAGGAGACCCTGCGCGGCATGGACGAGCAGCGCGCCCGCATGCTGCGGCAACTGCGCGCGTCGGGGCGGGGGAAGCCCGGGAAGCCGGGCGGGCAGGGCACGCAGGACAGGACGGGAAAGCCGGAAAGGGTCGCCTGA
- a CDS encoding acyltransferase — MTVSDVPTQPAAASASPPKRAAATAPAAAPDRAAAPARRPGHRYDVDLIRLLCACGVILGHTGSEFIDAVGRQEANGAAAYWAGMTADALSRFAVPMYFAIAGWAVLVGAPPRDGRRLAQRMVRIVVPMAVWTVLYLLWGKLQETNEDPLRDLAVDAAFGTVRPAYHLWYLYAYVPVVLLLGFVVLLRAGRRPWWLGAVLLGFALGPGLLADAGRVAGSGTPSFGWGFGVYSLVYAAGGALLFSLRPRSGRGVRALWLGAATAAMLGVLLYQTQVKYVIPNAHVLVAVFTGAVLLTLTRVRVPERWRSPLKRVAGAAFGAYLVHLMVIRTLAEPLVSADPGGAEAVLLTAGVWAASVVLSFGAALLWQRLGLRRLLG; from the coding sequence GTGACCGTATCCGACGTGCCGACGCAGCCGGCAGCCGCCTCCGCTTCCCCGCCGAAGCGCGCCGCCGCCACGGCCCCCGCTGCCGCCCCGGATCGCGCCGCGGCACCCGCACGGCGGCCCGGACACCGCTACGACGTGGACCTCATCCGGCTGCTCTGCGCCTGCGGCGTCATCCTGGGGCACACCGGCTCGGAGTTCATCGACGCCGTGGGCCGCCAGGAGGCGAACGGCGCCGCCGCGTACTGGGCGGGCATGACCGCCGACGCCCTCAGCCGGTTCGCCGTCCCCATGTACTTCGCGATCGCCGGCTGGGCCGTCCTCGTCGGCGCGCCCCCGCGCGACGGGCGGCGGCTCGCGCAGCGCATGGTGCGCATCGTCGTCCCCATGGCCGTGTGGACGGTGCTCTATCTGCTGTGGGGCAAGCTGCAGGAGACAAATGAGGACCCCCTGCGGGACCTGGCCGTGGACGCCGCGTTCGGGACCGTACGCCCCGCCTACCATCTCTGGTACCTGTACGCGTACGTCCCCGTCGTCCTCCTCCTCGGCTTCGTCGTCCTGCTGCGGGCGGGACGGCGCCCCTGGTGGCTCGGCGCGGTGCTCCTCGGCTTCGCCCTCGGCCCCGGCCTGCTGGCCGACGCGGGCCGGGTGGCGGGCTCGGGCACGCCGTCGTTCGGCTGGGGCTTCGGCGTCTACTCGCTCGTGTACGCGGCCGGGGGCGCCCTGCTGTTCTCGCTGCGCCCGCGGAGCGGGCGCGGCGTCCGCGCGCTGTGGCTGGGCGCGGCGACGGCGGCGATGCTGGGCGTGCTGCTCTACCAGACGCAGGTGAAGTACGTGATCCCCAACGCCCATGTGCTGGTCGCGGTCTTCACCGGCGCGGTGCTGCTGACGCTCACCCGGGTGCGGGTGCCGGAGCGGTGGCGCTCCCCGCTGAAGCGCGTCGCGGGGGCCGCGTTCGGGGCGTACCTCGTGCACCTCATGGTGATCAGGACGCTGGCCGAGCCGCTGGTGTCGGCGGATCCGGGCGGCGCGGAGGCGGTGCTGCTCACGGCCGGGGTATGGGCGGCGAGCGTGGTGCTGTCCTTCGGCGCGGCGCTGCTGTGGCAGCGGCTGGGCCTGCGGCGGCTGCTGGGGTAG
- a CDS encoding transglycosylase family protein: MRSGNGRHRRPRQAPAFVVAAGATGAGLALPLLGASGASAADAGTWDRVAECESGGLWSADEGNGYYGGLQLTMDMWQEYGGEEFASQPDYASRAQQITVAERILAGMGADKAWPECAEDAGLDGDGGVPEVDPGAELPLLPTAPPTLAPSPDDDSRGQDEDGRTDREDERDRKDGDDSRKGGGKHRGGQDPDERDGGSGERSGRDDDTASGEGSGRHRAPDASATPAPSGAPSSPGSPGAPREAVETPGASQSPDETEPPEPGREWIAEIPGDADERGGDRKSDASGRDAAAGGGSYTVRPGDTLSDIASEHSLSGGWSELYDGNKNSLGEDPDTIKPGQELELSGN, encoded by the coding sequence ATGCGCTCGGGTAACGGACGCCACCGACGTCCCCGCCAGGCCCCCGCGTTCGTCGTCGCGGCCGGTGCGACCGGGGCGGGTCTCGCCCTGCCGCTGCTGGGCGCGAGCGGCGCGAGCGCCGCCGACGCCGGCACGTGGGACCGGGTCGCCGAGTGCGAGAGCGGCGGGCTCTGGAGCGCCGACGAGGGCAACGGGTACTACGGCGGCCTGCAGTTGACGATGGACATGTGGCAGGAGTACGGCGGCGAGGAGTTCGCCTCGCAGCCCGACTACGCCAGCCGCGCGCAGCAGATCACGGTCGCCGAGCGCATTCTCGCCGGCATGGGCGCCGACAAGGCGTGGCCGGAGTGCGCCGAGGACGCCGGGCTGGACGGCGACGGCGGGGTGCCGGAGGTCGACCCCGGCGCCGAGCTGCCGCTGCTGCCGACGGCGCCGCCCACCCTCGCCCCGAGCCCGGACGACGACTCCCGTGGCCAGGACGAGGACGGGCGTACGGACCGCGAGGACGAGCGCGACCGCAAGGACGGCGACGACTCCCGGAAGGGCGGCGGCAAGCACCGCGGCGGCCAGGACCCGGACGAGCGCGACGGCGGCTCCGGCGAACGGAGCGGCCGGGACGACGACACCGCCTCCGGCGAGGGCTCCGGCCGGCACCGCGCCCCGGACGCCTCCGCGACCCCGGCCCCGTCCGGAGCCCCGTCCTCGCCCGGCTCCCCCGGGGCCCCGCGTGAGGCCGTCGAGACCCCCGGCGCCTCCCAGTCGCCCGACGAGACCGAGCCGCCGGAGCCGGGTCGCGAGTGGATCGCCGAGATCCCCGGTGACGCGGACGAGCGCGGCGGGGACCGCAAGAGCGACGCCTCGGGACGCGACGCCGCGGCGGGCGGCGGCAGTTATACCGTCCGACCGGGTGACACCCTCTCGGATATTGCCAGCGAGCATTCCCTGTCGGGCGGATGGTCCGAGTTGTACGACGGGAACAAGAACTCCCTCGGTGAGGACCCCGACACCATCAAGCCTGGTCAGGAACTCGAATTGAGCGGGAACTGA
- a CDS encoding cytochrome P450: MAGPPAGDGPEPALFSWEFATDPYPAYAWLRTHAPVHRTTVPSGVDAWLVTRYTDARQALADPRLSKNPAHHHSDKTGIPGERSAGLMTHLLNIDPPDHTRLRRLVSQAFTPRRVAAFAPRVQELTDRLIDGFADRGEADLIHEFAFPLPIYAICDLLGVPAEDQDDFRDWAAVMLHSSGGRPPGPRNHGKGPRGGVARAVKKMRAYLAELIHRKRAALGGGDAAADDLISGLIRASDEGEKLTENEAAAMAFILLFAGFETTVNLIGNGTYALLTHPAERARLAADPGLLPSAVEELLRYDGPVELATWRFATEPLEIGGQRVAVGDPVLVVLAAADRDPARFADPDTLDLSRRDNQHVGYGHGIHYCLGAPLARLEAQTALGTLLRRLPDLRLAGETSELRWRGGLIMRGLRTLPVHFGRSL; this comes from the coding sequence GTGGCCGGTCCGCCCGCGGGCGACGGGCCCGAGCCCGCGCTCTTCAGCTGGGAGTTCGCCACCGACCCCTACCCCGCGTACGCCTGGCTGCGCACCCACGCGCCCGTCCACCGCACCACCGTGCCCAGCGGCGTCGACGCCTGGCTCGTCACTCGCTACACCGACGCCCGCCAGGCTCTCGCCGACCCCCGGCTGTCCAAGAACCCCGCGCACCACCACAGCGACAAGACCGGCATCCCCGGCGAGCGCAGCGCCGGCCTCATGACCCACCTGCTCAACATCGACCCGCCCGACCACACCCGGCTGCGAAGGCTGGTCTCCCAGGCGTTCACGCCCCGCCGCGTCGCCGCCTTCGCGCCCCGCGTACAGGAGCTGACGGACCGTCTCATCGACGGCTTCGCGGACCGCGGCGAGGCCGACCTCATCCACGAGTTCGCCTTCCCGCTGCCGATCTACGCCATCTGCGACCTCCTCGGCGTCCCCGCCGAGGACCAGGACGACTTCCGCGACTGGGCCGCCGTGATGCTGCATTCCTCCGGGGGACGCCCCCCGGGGCCTCGTAACCACGGCAAGGGCCCGCGCGGCGGCGTCGCGCGCGCGGTGAAGAAGATGCGCGCCTACCTCGCCGAGCTGATCCACCGCAAGCGCGCGGCGCTCGGCGGCGGCGACGCCGCGGCAGACGACCTGATCTCCGGCCTCATCCGCGCCTCGGACGAGGGCGAGAAGCTGACGGAGAACGAGGCCGCCGCCATGGCGTTCATCCTGCTCTTCGCCGGCTTCGAGACCACCGTCAACCTGATCGGCAACGGGACGTACGCCCTCCTCACCCACCCCGCCGAGCGCGCCCGGCTGGCCGCGGATCCCGGGCTGCTGCCCTCCGCGGTGGAGGAACTGCTGCGCTACGACGGCCCGGTGGAGCTGGCGACGTGGCGGTTCGCGACCGAGCCGCTGGAGATCGGCGGGCAGCGCGTCGCCGTGGGCGACCCCGTGCTCGTCGTGCTGGCCGCCGCCGACCGCGACCCCGCGCGCTTCGCGGACCCCGACACCCTGGACCTGTCCCGGCGTGACAATCAGCACGTGGGCTACGGCCACGGCATCCACTACTGCCTCGGCGCCCCCCTCGCAAGACTGGAGGCGCAGACCGCCCTGGGTACCTTGCTGCGCCGCCTTCCCGACCTGCGGCTGGCGGGCGAGACATCCGAACTGCGGTGGCGCGGCGGGCTCATCATGCGGGGCCTGCGGACGCTTCCGGTGCACTTCGGGCGTTCGTTGTGA
- a CDS encoding polysialyltransferase family glycosyltransferase has protein sequence MHEHRTQIFEVSTLYGAATLAAALDAGQFGPRAGARRILLAANNAAVPETAVQLSEMHGWTPVSARFDEVLDYNHEIRPHHPAAWHPKGGDVPLLQRLLRRAWNLGDGPLDLVVESVTAPPAKALVAIFADADVHVYADGLMSYGPTREKLPQHVACRVQRLLHLDLVPGLEPLLLTEYGVPAEVVPNAAFRAVLDEVTAATPAGDHGQREGEGDGAPTAVLLGQYLAALNILSQAEEEALHERMLRGAAAAGHRAVLFKPHPTAPARYSTVLQKAAADAGVTLTVQEEPMLAEALYGTLRPRLVVGCFSTAMLTAATLYGIPVARVGTDTLLERLTPYQNSNRIPVTIVDSVVPELGGPDRPARDATQLAGLLTAVGYCMQADNHARLRPGAQEWLAVYLDASTRPYFKRKRLTALRLPGGNLGRVPNARRALGKVRRALTKP, from the coding sequence GTGCACGAGCACCGCACCCAGATCTTCGAGGTCTCCACGCTCTACGGGGCGGCGACGCTCGCCGCCGCCCTGGACGCCGGGCAGTTCGGGCCGCGCGCCGGCGCCCGCCGCATCCTGCTCGCCGCCAACAACGCGGCCGTACCCGAGACCGCCGTCCAACTGTCCGAAATGCACGGATGGACGCCGGTTTCCGCCCGCTTCGACGAGGTGCTGGACTACAACCACGAGATCCGCCCGCACCACCCCGCCGCCTGGCACCCCAAGGGCGGCGACGTGCCGCTGCTCCAGCGGCTGCTGCGGCGCGCCTGGAACCTGGGCGACGGGCCGCTGGACCTGGTGGTCGAGTCGGTGACCGCGCCGCCCGCCAAGGCGCTCGTCGCGATCTTCGCCGACGCCGACGTGCACGTGTACGCGGACGGGCTGATGAGCTACGGCCCGACCCGCGAGAAGCTGCCGCAGCACGTGGCCTGCCGGGTCCAGCGGCTGCTCCACCTGGACCTGGTACCGGGGCTCGAACCGCTGCTGCTCACCGAGTACGGGGTGCCGGCGGAGGTGGTGCCGAACGCGGCGTTCCGCGCGGTGCTCGACGAGGTGACCGCCGCCACGCCCGCGGGAGACCACGGCCAGAGGGAGGGCGAGGGCGACGGTGCGCCCACCGCCGTGCTCCTCGGCCAGTACCTCGCCGCGCTCAACATCCTCAGCCAGGCCGAGGAGGAGGCGCTGCACGAGCGGATGCTGCGCGGCGCCGCCGCGGCAGGACACCGCGCCGTCCTCTTCAAGCCCCACCCCACCGCCCCCGCGCGCTACTCCACGGTGCTGCAGAAGGCCGCCGCGGACGCGGGCGTCACGCTGACGGTGCAGGAGGAGCCGATGCTCGCCGAGGCGCTGTACGGCACGCTGCGCCCGCGGCTCGTCGTCGGCTGCTTCTCCACGGCGATGCTCACCGCGGCCACCCTGTACGGCATCCCCGTCGCCCGGGTCGGCACGGACACGCTGCTGGAGCGGCTGACCCCGTACCAGAACAGCAACCGGATCCCCGTCACCATCGTGGACTCCGTCGTGCCGGAGCTGGGCGGCCCGGACCGCCCGGCGCGCGACGCCACTCAACTCGCCGGGCTGCTCACGGCGGTCGGGTACTGCATGCAGGCCGACAACCACGCGCGGCTGCGCCCGGGTGCGCAGGAGTGGCTGGCGGTGTACCTGGACGCGTCCACCCGGCCGTACTTCAAGCGCAAGCGGCTGACGGCGCTGCGGCTGCCGGGCGGCAACCTCGGCCGGGTCCCCAACGCCCGCAGGGCGCTGGGGAAGGTGCGCAGGGCGCTGACCAAGCCGTAG
- the eno gene encoding phosphopyruvate hydratase has translation MPSIDVVVAREILDSRGNPTVEVEVGLDDGSTGRAAVPSGASTGAFEALELRDGDKARYGGKGVEKAVLAVIEQIGPELVGYDATEQRLIDQAMFDLDATPDKSSLGANAILGVSLAVAHAASEASDLPLFRYLGGPNAHVLPVPMMNILNGGSHADSNVDIQEFMIAPIGAESFSEAVRCGAEIYHQLKAVLKERGLSTGLGDEGGFAPNLDSNRDALDLIIEAIQKAGYTAGQDVALALDVAASEFYKDGVYVFEGKGRSAAEMTEYYEQLVADYPLVSIEDPLFEDDWAGWHVLTERLGDKVQIVGDDLFVTNPERLQRGIDEGSANALLVKVNQIGSLTETLDAVELAQRNGFKCMMSHRSGETEDVTIADLAVATNCGQIKTGAPARSERVAKYNQLLRIEEILDDAAEYAGRSAFPRYKNG, from the coding sequence GTGCCGTCCATCGACGTCGTCGTAGCCCGAGAGATTCTCGACTCCCGCGGCAACCCCACGGTCGAGGTCGAGGTCGGCCTCGACGACGGCAGCACCGGCCGTGCTGCCGTTCCGTCCGGTGCCTCCACCGGCGCCTTCGAGGCCCTGGAGCTGCGCGACGGGGACAAGGCCCGTTACGGCGGGAAGGGCGTCGAGAAGGCCGTGCTCGCCGTCATCGAGCAGATCGGCCCCGAGCTCGTCGGCTACGACGCCACCGAGCAGCGCCTCATCGACCAGGCGATGTTCGACCTCGACGCCACCCCCGACAAGTCCTCCCTCGGCGCCAACGCCATCCTCGGCGTCTCCCTCGCCGTCGCGCACGCCGCCTCCGAGGCATCCGACCTGCCGCTGTTCCGCTACCTCGGCGGTCCCAACGCGCACGTGCTGCCGGTGCCGATGATGAACATCCTCAACGGCGGCAGCCACGCCGACTCCAACGTGGACATCCAGGAGTTCATGATCGCGCCGATCGGCGCCGAGTCGTTCTCCGAGGCCGTCCGCTGCGGCGCGGAGATCTACCACCAGCTCAAGGCCGTCCTCAAGGAGCGCGGCCTGTCCACGGGACTCGGCGACGAGGGCGGCTTCGCGCCGAACCTCGACTCCAACCGGGACGCGCTGGACCTCATCATCGAGGCGATCCAGAAGGCCGGCTACACCGCGGGCCAGGACGTCGCCCTCGCGCTCGACGTCGCCGCCTCCGAGTTCTACAAGGACGGCGTGTACGTCTTCGAGGGCAAGGGCCGCTCCGCCGCCGAGATGACGGAGTACTACGAGCAGCTCGTCGCGGACTACCCGCTGGTGTCCATCGAGGACCCGCTGTTCGAGGACGACTGGGCCGGCTGGCACGTGCTGACCGAGCGCCTCGGCGACAAGGTGCAGATCGTCGGCGACGACCTCTTCGTCACCAACCCCGAGCGGCTCCAGCGCGGCATCGACGAGGGCTCGGCCAACGCGCTGCTGGTCAAGGTGAACCAGATCGGCTCGCTCACCGAGACCCTGGACGCCGTCGAGCTGGCCCAGCGCAACGGCTTCAAGTGCATGATGTCCCACCGCTCCGGCGAGACCGAGGACGTCACCATCGCCGACCTGGCCGTCGCCACGAACTGCGGCCAGATCAAGACCGGCGCCCCCGCCCGCTCCGAGCGGGTCGCCAAGTACAACCAGCTCCTGCGCATCGAGGAGATCCTCGACGACGCCGCCGAGTACGCGGGCCGCAGCGCCTTCCCGCGCTACAAGAACGGCTGA
- a CDS encoding DUF501 domain-containing protein: protein MDKPPPPTEHTPATAADAAAVAAQLGRAPRGLRAVAHRCPCGNPDVVETSPRLPDGTPFPTLYYLTCPRANSAIGTLEADGVMKEMTARLAADPELAAAYRAAHEDYLARRDAIAELAGFPSAGGMPDRVKCLHVLVAHALAAGPGVNPLGDEALAMLPEWWAKGPCVTSEESGEDEV from the coding sequence ATGGACAAGCCCCCGCCGCCCACCGAGCACACCCCCGCCACCGCGGCCGACGCCGCCGCCGTGGCCGCGCAGTTGGGCCGCGCCCCGCGCGGCCTGCGCGCCGTGGCGCACCGCTGCCCGTGCGGAAACCCGGACGTCGTGGAGACGTCCCCGCGGCTGCCCGACGGCACGCCGTTCCCGACGCTGTACTACCTGACGTGCCCGCGCGCGAACTCCGCGATCGGCACGCTGGAGGCGGACGGCGTGATGAAGGAGATGACGGCCCGGCTGGCGGCGGACCCGGAGCTGGCGGCGGCGTACCGCGCGGCCCACGAGGACTACCTCGCCCGCCGCGACGCGATCGCCGAGCTGGCCGGATTCCCGAGCGCGGGCGGGATGCCGGACCGGGTGAAGTGCCTGCACGTGCTGGTCGCCCACGCGCTGGCGGCGGGGCCCGGGGTGAACCCGCTGGGGGACGAGGCGCTGGCGATGCTGCCGGAGTGGTGGGCCAAGGGCCCGTGCGTGACGTCAGAGGAATCCGGGGAGGATGAGGTATGA
- a CDS encoding MazG family protein: MTGRIVLLTTTHRIAPGLLSWPAWEALRGADRVLCADAAHPQVPYLREAGVEVETAVPDARELVDACAGGATVVVVAAADGEPALTDGLARLAGSGRVEMPSLELLPGSYDVPGARLVDVVEVMDRIRRECPWSSGQTSAGLAAHSLEEVYELVEEIESGDLGAVREELGDVLLQVVFHARIAEEDPEEPFSIDDVAGTLVEKLVRRHPHVFGDAVAETPADVKAHWLREKAIEKRRSSVTEGVPLAQPALSLVAKLAGRARSAGLAVQVPGGGRAGLGTGAPAAAGNGVRQEEADAAVREGRGAVAPAVDPVDGFGAELLALALRAEARGVEPETALRAAARTYREAILAAEKAGAGEPADGGGGTGAYDAAGPTTAEAPPGTNGRAAEDSTASDGPSAAGSSGAR, encoded by the coding sequence GTGACCGGCCGAATCGTCCTGCTGACCACCACCCACCGCATCGCCCCCGGGCTGCTGTCCTGGCCCGCGTGGGAGGCGCTGCGCGGCGCCGACCGCGTGCTGTGCGCCGACGCCGCGCATCCGCAGGTGCCGTATCTGCGGGAGGCGGGCGTCGAGGTGGAGACCGCCGTGCCCGACGCCCGCGAGCTGGTCGACGCCTGCGCCGGGGGCGCGACCGTCGTCGTGGTCGCCGCGGCGGACGGCGAGCCCGCGCTGACGGACGGGCTGGCCCGGCTGGCGGGCTCGGGGCGGGTGGAGATGCCGTCGCTGGAGCTGCTGCCCGGTTCGTACGACGTGCCGGGCGCCCGGCTGGTCGACGTGGTCGAGGTGATGGACCGGATCCGGCGCGAGTGCCCCTGGAGCAGCGGGCAGACCAGCGCGGGCCTGGCGGCGCACAGCCTGGAGGAGGTCTACGAGCTGGTCGAGGAGATCGAGTCCGGCGACTTGGGGGCCGTCCGCGAGGAGCTGGGGGACGTGCTGCTCCAGGTCGTCTTCCACGCCAGGATCGCGGAGGAGGACCCCGAGGAGCCCTTCTCCATCGACGACGTGGCGGGCACGCTCGTGGAGAAGCTGGTCCGCCGCCATCCGCACGTCTTCGGCGACGCGGTGGCCGAGACCCCGGCGGACGTGAAGGCGCACTGGCTGCGCGAGAAGGCCATAGAGAAGCGGCGTTCGTCGGTCACGGAGGGCGTGCCGCTGGCGCAGCCGGCGCTGTCGCTGGTGGCGAAGCTGGCGGGCCGCGCCCGCTCGGCGGGCCTGGCGGTGCAGGTGCCCGGCGGGGGACGGGCCGGGCTCGGGACCGGGGCTCCGGCGGCCGCGGGGAACGGCGTTCGCCAGGAAGAGGCCGACGCCGCCGTACGGGAGGGCCGCGGCGCGGTCGCGCCCGCGGTCGATCCCGTGGACGGGTTCGGCGCCGAACTGCTCGCGCTGGCGCTGCGGGCCGAGGCGCGGGGCGTGGAGCCGGAGACGGCGCTGCGGGCCGCGGCGCGCACGTACCGCGAGGCGATCCTCGCGGCGGAGAAGGCGGGTGCGGGGGAGCCGGCCGACGGGGGCGGCGGCACCGGTGCGTACGACGCGGCAGGGCCGACCACCGCCGAAGCTCCGCCGGGCACGAACGGCAGGGCTGCGGAGGACTCCACCGCCTCCGACGGGCCGTCCGCCGCCGGGTCCTCCGGCGCGCGCTGA
- a CDS encoding septum formation initiator family protein, which translates to MARERFSTTTRLKLLGEQAVSRVSERVYRARPPRRSRLTGRAAVLALVVCSLVVALAYPLRQYIAQRAEVAELEREKAQAEQRVEELRDEKSRWNDPEYVRRQAREHLHYVLPGETGYLMRDGTGSARSGEEGEAVDRPWYENLWDGLDAADGRR; encoded by the coding sequence ATGGCCAGGGAGCGCTTCTCCACCACCACCCGGCTCAAGCTGCTCGGCGAGCAGGCCGTCAGCCGGGTCTCGGAGCGCGTCTACCGCGCGCGCCCGCCGCGGCGCAGCCGGCTGACGGGGCGGGCCGCGGTGCTCGCGCTCGTCGTCTGCTCGCTGGTGGTGGCGCTCGCGTACCCGCTGCGCCAGTACATCGCCCAGCGCGCCGAGGTCGCCGAGCTGGAGCGGGAGAAGGCGCAGGCCGAGCAGCGGGTCGAGGAGCTGCGGGACGAGAAGTCCCGCTGGAACGACCCGGAGTACGTGCGCCGGCAGGCCCGCGAGCACCTGCACTACGTGCTGCCGGGCGAGACCGGCTACCTGATGCGCGACGGCACCGGCTCCGCCCGCTCCGGCGAGGAGGGGGAGGCGGTGGACAGGCCGTGGTACGAGAACCTGTGGGACGGCCTGGACGCCGCGGACGGCCGGCGCTGA
- a CDS encoding transglycosylase family protein has protein sequence MGATGTAIGLPVLGAQHASAAPIDTWERVAACESSGNWSTNTGNGYFGGVQFSQSSWEAAGGRSFAPRADLASKQQQIAVAERLLSMQGPGAWPNCGPRAGLAAGGPAAGQIVPPAPQEAPQPPPQEQPQPQPPQEPQEAQTLPAPAAQEQAPQEAPEGTEASGAAEQTQPESRTVFRGFYYEVREGDTLDDIAQRHGAESWQQLYEDNKPVVGENPDLIRPGQKLKVN, from the coding sequence ATGGGCGCCACCGGAACCGCGATCGGGCTGCCGGTGCTCGGCGCCCAGCACGCGTCCGCGGCGCCCATCGATACATGGGAACGGGTGGCCGCCTGCGAGTCCAGCGGTAATTGGTCGACGAATACGGGGAACGGCTATTTCGGCGGCGTCCAGTTCTCCCAGTCGAGCTGGGAGGCCGCCGGCGGCCGCAGCTTCGCCCCGCGCGCCGACCTGGCGTCGAAGCAGCAGCAGATCGCCGTCGCGGAGCGGCTGCTTTCCATGCAGGGACCGGGCGCGTGGCCCAACTGCGGCCCGCGCGCGGGTCTGGCGGCGGGCGGTCCGGCCGCCGGGCAGATCGTCCCACCGGCGCCACAGGAGGCCCCGCAGCCGCCGCCGCAGGAGCAGCCGCAGCCGCAGCCGCCGCAGGAGCCGCAGGAGGCCCAGACGTTGCCGGCCCCGGCGGCGCAGGAGCAGGCGCCGCAGGAGGCCCCGGAGGGCACCGAGGCCAGCGGCGCCGCCGAGCAGACGCAGCCGGAGTCCCGCACGGTCTTCCGCGGCTTCTACTACGAGGTCCGCGAGGGCGACACCCTCGACGACATCGCCCAGCGGCACGGCGCGGAGAGCTGGCAGCAGTTGTACGAGGACAACAAGCCGGTCGTCGGCGAGAACCCGGACCTGATCCGGCCGGGACAGAAGCTGAAGGTGAACTAG